A genomic segment from Drosophila willistoni isolate 14030-0811.24 chromosome 2L unlocalized genomic scaffold, UCI_dwil_1.1 Seg168, whole genome shotgun sequence encodes:
- the LOC6643351 gene encoding Golgi-specific brefeldin A-resistance guanine nucleotide exchange factor 1 isoform X1: MALPGNGIYVVRGEMATLMTAMRRGTRWNTTAYVDDEKDSLLKLFIDLKQVLNRIEDLRLIEPNVFLAPFLEVIRTADTTGPLTSLALASVNKFLSYGLIDPTTPNLPVIVELIADAVTHARFMGTDQSSDSVTFMRVIEVLHTLIRSPEGAAVSNESMCEIMLSCFKICFEPRLSELLRRSAEQSLKDMVLLFFMRLPQFTEESSDAAVILQKRFTIGDAALAQEKSKKKAGVTPPIRKTSTVEDSAQPPQTPQGQLAAPGATHHLKAPILATTPATPAGNVLDMQGKIIQTPTTTASTTATEVPAIISAGGPDGAPSIQVESEADAADDEQSETVPLNSSPSSEYINSVGVRFTQQSSEQDVDLSPYGLPFIQELFRFLIILCNPLDKQNSDGMMHTGLSLLTVAFEVAADNIGKYDTLLELVKDDLCRNLISLLTSERLSIFAADLQLCFLLFESLRGHLKFQLEAYLKKVTEIIASDNPKTPYEMRELALDNLLQLWRIPGFVTELYINYDCDLYCTDMFESLTNLLSKYTLSATNAVYSTHIISMDTLLSVIDSIESNCAAAKRSGQTAPMLEEAPTKGGGSRHSRHNSGLEGIVIDNGTALNEERVENISNFINQGSHRFRGNGSGYGITREQLEQVKEKKRLLSQGTERFNQRPDKGIQYLQEHGILNAQLDPMQVALFLRENPGLDKKMIGEYISKKKNVDSKILINFVDSFDFTNLRVDQALRLYLETFRLPGEAPLIFLVLEHFSDHWHKQNLEPFANTDAAFRLAYAIIMLNMDQHNSNAKRLNVPMTLEDFTKNLRGLNGGNDFDQEMLAQVFNAIKNEEIVMPAEQTGLVRENYQWKVLLRRGATHDGNFHYVHDAAYDTQIFNIVWGASLSALSFMFDKSTESGYQRTLAGFSKSAAISAHYNLHADFDALILTLCKFTTLLSSVEQHDSHHPNHMPANNEIQQAVNFGLNAKAQSAMRTVFLLVHDYGDCLRDSWKHILDLFLQLFRLKLLPKSLIEVEDFCEANGKALLVLEKPREKQESGLFSSLYSFISSEGQREPTYEEQDFIKLGRKCIKECQLDQMLQESKFVHVESLQELIKSVLALLKAPQGHKSIGLPYAEDVTVFWMEFLVKIAIHNRDRMIPLWPSVRDQMYLLLMGSASCGYDYLLNRCIVAVLKLAIYLMRNEELCPIVLQSLKMLLVLKPALLLRISKQISIGIYELLKTSAQNIHSEQDWQIIFNLLECVGAGAQPPNYDDTQLPLPLNVNGSGGGGAKSDGAHSGEEESTVTPPERGYTSDSELSKAGVASPSTENWILVNNKDSELTTASRPQSPPSSGSTPLASVSSSLVYPCQLLDHSPFALFKCWDSLAFIVRSVAHITPYNFEACVRCIRIFVEACRDGGIRQRRKLETSSSKQRQSKKRKPGVASSASSSNLNQLANSGAGNGPVGGETALDNALSSSTPAEQEELAQRYEQLSIQLLDLMYTLYTRTAQIFRWWAEEGCTVPQSAALWTPGWCPLLQGIARLAMDRRREVRTHAISCLQQRALLVHDLQTLSGTEWCSCFHQVLFPLLNELLPEREQSLDASLLEESRIRTATIMSKVFLQHLTTLIELGSAFNELWLDILDYIERFMKVGSDTLSEQMQEILKNMLLVMHSVRVFHNQDGTLQQALWELTWRRIGEFLPNLKEELFHDEGKRAQTLTNTAPASAPPQHQQQQLIPPVAIIPNPTDVSSELIVPATTVTPILLSPMESPKRSSSIILEPPVADALQQAPNFVFAQPLMIVPPQSVEAQPNTLLPDLVNEAAAVAVHGISTTPLQHSPKLAETAPVPEATTNNTYNSYSIELPTTSEVTPEQLEQQQLYYQQYYQQYQAQQQPLPQPQPQQLPTDINTTEPAINVPISHLLAGNAYPTLPKMPQAAIVHSFAPAQPSPAVTGVTSTAAADIYQEYVQNPYNLTLQPTNLGQVNQSTGLEQATVANYFNVNVDPNNIPPGSELLYGQQ, encoded by the exons ATGGCATTGCCCGGTAATGGCATCTATGTAGTGCGGGGTGAAATGGCCACCCTGATGACGGCCATGCGACGTGGAACACGATGGAATACCACAGCATACGTG GATGACGAGAAAGATTCCCTGCTAAAGTTGTTTATCGACTTGAAGCAGGTGCTCAATCGGATTGAAGATTTGCGTTTGATTGAACCTAATGTATTTCTGGCTCCCTTTCTGGAGGTTATACGAACTGCGGACACAACGGGACCGTTGACCAGTCTTGCGCTGGCCTCggtaaataaatttctttcgTATGGTCTAATTG ATCCCACTACACCAAATCTTCCGGTAATTGTCGAACTAATTGCCGATGCTGTGACCCATGCCCGCTTTATGGGCACAGATCAGTCCTCGGATAGCGTGACATTTATGCGGGTCATAGAGGTTTTGCATACTTTAATCCGTAGTCCAGAAGGTGCTGCTGTCAGCAATGAGTCTATGTGCGAGATAATGCTTAGTTGCTTTAAGATCTGTTTTGAGCCACGACTCAGCGAACTGCTGCGGCGGTCAGCCGAGCAGTCCCTTAAGGATATGGTTCTGCTCTTCTTTATGCGTTTGCCGCAGTTCACTGAAGAGAGCAGCGATGCTGCGGTGATCTTGCAGAAACGATTTACTATCGGCGATGCTGCTCTGGCTCAAGAGAAATCGAAGAAAAAGGCGGGAGTTACGCCTCCCATACGAAAAACTTCCACAGTCGAAGATTCAGCACAGCCACCACAGACGCCACAGGGACAACTGGCGGCACCAGGAGCGACTCATCATCTAAAGGCACCCATTCTGGCCACAACACCAGCTACGCCGGCTGGCAACGTTTTGGATATGCAGGGCAAGATTATACAGACGCCTACCACTACCGCTAGCACGACGGCAACTGAAGTCCCAGCCATAATAAGTGCAGGTGGTCCAGATGGTGCACCTTCCATACAAGTGGAATCAGAAGCTGATGCCGCTGATGACGAGCAATCGGAAACTGTTCCTCTTAACTCTTCGCCCAGCAGTGAATATATCAATTCAGTCGGGGTTCGCTTTACCCAGCAATCTTCTGAACAAGATGTTGATCTGTCCCCATATGGGCTGCCCTTCATTCAGGAGTTGTTCCGATTTCTTATCATACTTTGCAATCCATTGGATAAACAGAACTCTGACGGCATGATGCATACGGGTTTAAGTCTGCTCACAGTGGCTTTTGAGGTGGCGGCCGATAATATTGGTAAATACGATACTCTATTGGAGTTAGTCAAGGATGACCTTTGCAGAAATTTAATATCG CTTTTAACCTCGGAGCGTTTAAGTATTTTTGCTGCTGATCTGCAGTTATGTTTTCTACTGTTTGAATCACTGCGTGGCCATTTAAAATTTCAGCTGGAGGCATATCTTAAGAAGGTTACCGAAATCATAGCCAGCGATAATCCTAAAACCCCCTATGAGATGCGAGAATTGGCACTAGACAACTTGTTGCAGCTTTGGCGCATACCAGGCTTTGTGACCgaattgtatataaattatgaTTGCGATCTTTACTGCACGGATATGTTCGAAAGCCTTACAAATTTGTTGAGCAAGTACACGCTGTCGGCCACAAATGCAGTTTACAGCACGCACATCATCTCGATGGACACTCTTTTGAGTGTAATTGATAGCATAGAGTCGAATTGCGCAGCGGCCAAGAGAAGTGGCCAGACGGCTCCAATGTTGGAGGAAGCTCCCACTAAGGGAGGAGGCAGTCGCCATTCGCGCCACAATAGCGGCCTGGAAGGCATTGTTATTGATAATGGAACTGCCCTGAATGAGGAACGTGTAGAGAACATTTCCAATTTCATTAATCAGGGCTCACATAGATTCCGCGGCAATGGTTCTGGCTATGGTATAACGCGCGAGCAATTGGAGCAGGTCAAAGAGAAAAAGCGTCTGCTCTCCCAGGGCACAGAACGTTTCAATCAACGTCCGGATAAGGGAATTCAGTACCTGCAAGAGCATGGTATTCTTAATGCCCAATTGGATCCCATGCAAGTTGCTCTATTTTTGCGAGAAAATCCAGGTCTAGATAAAAAAATGATCGGCGAATATATATCAAAGAAGAAGAATGTGGACTCCAAAATCCTTATAAACTTTGTGGACTCATTCGATTTCACCAATCTTCGTGTCGATCAGGCGCTACGTTTATATCTGGAAACTTTCCGCTTGCCTGGTGAGGCTCCACTCATCTTTCTAGTCCTGGAACACTTTTCCGATCACTGGCAT AAACAAAACTTAGAACCATTTGCTAATACAGATGCAGCCTTCCGTCTCGCCTATGCGATAATTATGCTTAATATGGACCAGCATAATTCCAATGCCAAGCGTCTCAATGTACCTATGACTCTGGAGGATTTCACAAAGAATTTGCGTGGCCTAAATGGTGGCAACGATTTTGATCAAGAAATGCTAGCTCAGGTCTTTAATGCCATTAAGAATGAGGAGATTGTTATGCCGGCGGAGCAAACTGGCCTGGTTCGTGAGAACTATCAGTGGAAGGTACTTCTCCGCCGGGGTGCCACCCATGACGGCAATTTCCATTATGTCCACGACGCCGCTTACGATACGCAAATCTTTAACATTGTGTGGGGTGCCTCATTGAGTGCCCTTAGCTTTATGTTTGACAAGAGCACTGAATCGGGCTATCAGCGGACATTGGCGG GCTTCAGCAAATCGGCAGCCATTTCGGCTCATTATAATCTTCATGCTGACTTTGATGCCCTCATTCTGACGCTTTGCAAATTCACAACTCTGCTGAGTAGCGTTGAGCAACACGATTCACACCATCCGAATCATATGCCAGCCAACAATGAGATCCAGCAGGCAGTAAACTTTGGCCTGAATGCCAAAGCGCAGTCAGCCATGAGGACGGTGTTCCTACTTGTCCATGATTACGGTGATTGTCTACGGGACAGTTGGAAGCATATTTTGGATCTATTTTTGCAGTTATTCCGACTGAAACTGCTGCCCAAATCTTTAATAGAAGTGGAAGATTTCTGTGAGGCGAATGGCAAGGCTTTGTTGGTGTTGGAGAAACCACGAGAGAAACAAGAATCGGGTCTCTTTTCCAGCCTCTACTCGTTTATCAGTTCGGAGGGACAACGGGAGCCCACCTACGAGGAGCAGGACTTTATCAAGCTCGGCCGGAAGTGTATCAAGGAGTGTCAATTGGATCAAATGTTGCAAGAATCGAAATTTGTTCATGTAGAGTCGTTGCAGGAACTAATTAAGAGCGTTCTGGCACTATTAAAGGCCCCTCAAGGCCATAAGTCCATAGGTTTGCCCTATGCAGAGGATGTCACCGTATTTTGGATGGAGTTTCTGGTAAAGATTGCCATACACAATCGTGATCGTATGATTCCGCTCTGGCCAAGTGTGAGGGATCAAATGTATTTGCTGCTTATGGGTAGTGCCTCATGTGGCTATGATTATCTCCTCAATCGGTGTATTGTGGCTGTTCTAAAGCTGGCCATTTACCTCATGCGGAACGAGGAGTTGTGTCCCATTGTCCTGCAATCATTGAAAATGCTGTTGGTGCTGAAACCCGCGTTGCTCTTGCGCATTTCCAAACAGATTTCCATTGGCATTTATGAGCTATTGAAAACATCTGCCCAGAATATACACTCCGAGCAGGACTGGCAGATTATTTTCAATCTGCTGGAATGTGTGGGAGCTGGAGCACAACCACCCAATTATGATGATACACAATTGCCCTTGCCCTTGAATGTAAATGGCAGTGGAGGAGGAGGGGCCAAGTCCGATGGAGCGCATAGCGGCGAAGAGGAATCTACAGTAACACCTCCTGAACGTGGTTATACGTCAGATTCAGAGTTATCCAAAGCCGGGGTAGCCAGTCCCAGTACTGAGAACTGGATTTTGGTTAATAACAAGGATAGCGAACTGACCACTGCCTCCAG gcCCCAATCACCACCTAGCTCAGGGAGCACACCTCTGGCTAGTGTCAGTTCTTCTCTGGTATATCCCTGCCAACTGTTGGACCACTCGCCCTTTGCTCTCTTCAAGTGCTGGGACTCACTGGCCTTCATTGTGCGCAGTGTGGCCCACATTACGCCTTATAATTTCGAGGCTTGTGTTCGTTGTATTCGTATATTTGTGGAAGCATGCCGGGATGGTGGCATACGTCAGCGGCGTAAACTAGAGACGTCTTCTTCCAAGCAGCGGCAATCCAAAAAACGTAAACCCGGTGTGGCATCCTCTGCTTCCAGTTCCAATTTGAATCAACTCGCCAATAGTGGAGCTGGCAATGGCCCGGTGGGTGGTGAAACTGCATTGGATAATGCATTGTCATCATCGACTCCGGCCGAGCAGGAAGAACTTGCCCAGCGCTATGAGCAGCTATCTATTCAACTCCTTGACCTTATGTACACACTGTACACGCGCACTGCCCAAATCTTTCGTTGGTGGGCAGAGGAGGGCTGCACTGTGCCCCAATCGGCGGCTCTTTGGACTCCCGGTTGGTGTCCACTCCTTCAGGGTATAGCCCGCCTGGCCATGGATAGGAGGCGGGAGGTTCGCACTCATGCCATATCGTGCCTGCAGCAAAGGGCTCTACTCGTCCACGATCTTCAGACTTTGTCGGGAACGGAATGGTGCTCTTGCTTCCATCAGGTGCTATTTCCACTGCTGAATGAACTCTTGCCAGAGAGAGAGCAGTCATTGGATGCTTCGCTGTTGGAGGAGTCGCGCATTCGAACTGCCACCATTATGTCGAAGGTGTTCCTGCAACATCTGACCACACTGATTGAGCTCGGTTCGGCTTTCAATGAGTTGTGGCTAGACATATTAGATTACATTGAGCGTTTCATGAAAGTTGGCTCCGACACGCTTTCGGAGCAGATGCAGGAGATTCTTAAAAATATGCTTCTGGTAATGCATTCGGTACGCGTCTTTCACAATCAGGATGGCACATTGCAGCAGGCTTTATGGGAGCTAACCTGGCGTCGTATTGGGGAGTTTTTGCCAAATCTCAAAGAGGAGCTCTTCCACGATGAAG GCAAGCGAGCACAGACTTTAACCAATACGGCTCCGGCTAGTGCCCCACcacagcatcagcagcagcagcttatTCCTCCTGTGGCTATCATCCCCAATCCTACGGATGTCAGTAGTGAATTAATTGTGCCGGCTACAACAGTCACGCCCATTTTGCTATCACCAATGGAATCACCCAAACGTAGCAGTAGCATTATCCTAGAACCACCCGTGGCCGATGCCCTGCAGCAGGCTcccaattttgtttttgctcag CCCCTGATGATTGTGCCACCCCAGTCTGTAGAAGCTCAACCCAATACCTTATTGCCCGATCTGGTTAACGAggcagctgctgttgctgtccaCGGAATCAGCACAACGCCGTTGCAACACAGTCCCAAGTTAGCGGAAACGGCGCCAGTTCCAGAAGCAACCACTAATAATACCTATAACAGCTATTCCATTGAATTGCCAACCACATCAGAGGTCACGCCTGAGCAattggagcagcagcaactctATTACCAGCAATACTATCAGCAATACCAGGCTCAGCAACAGCCGTTGCCGCAGCCGCAGCCTCAGCAGTTGCCAACTGACATCAATACAACAGAACCCGCCATCAATGTGCCTATCAGTCATTTGTTGGCTGGTAATGCCTATCCCACATTACCCAAAATGCCTCAGGCTGCGATTGTGCATAGTTTTGCACCTGCTCAGCCTTCACCTGCTGTGACGGGTGTCACTTCAACAGCGGCGGCGGATATATATCAAGAATATGTGCAGAATCCATATAATTTAACGCTGCAGCCAACGAATCTTGGGCAGGTCAACCAATCGACGGGCTTGGAACAGGCAACGGTAGCCAATTATTTTAATGTCAATGTAGATCCCAATAATATTCCACCTGGATCCGAGCTGCTCTATGGCCAgcagtaa